From Planctomycetia bacterium:
AAGTACGCCATCGCGGCGGTCCTAGTCGCGGCGCTCGCCTGGCAATGCCGCTCGCTCGCCCCGTGGCTCGAACTCCATGGCAACAACACGCAATCCTACGGCGTCGCCTACGTCTTCGCGCTGGCATTGCTGGCGATGCACCCGTATGACCGTCGCCTCGCCGAAATCCGCGTGCTCAAACCGCTGGCCTTCTTCGGCCTCATGTGTTACAGCCTGTATTTGATCCATTGGCCGGTCGTGAAGTTCATCGCTCACGCCATGCAGCATTTCGGTTTCGACAGCACGCCGGTCACGCTGCTGGTGACGCTTCCCATCTGCTTCGTTGCC
This genomic window contains:
- a CDS encoding acyltransferase family protein; amino-acid sequence: KYAIAAVLVAALAWQCRSLAPWLELHGNNTQSYGVAYVFALALLAMHPYDRRLAEIRVLKPLAFFGLMCYSLYLIHWPVVKFIAHAMQHFGFDSTPVTLLVTLPICFVASVALTWPFHVFVERRFLSSPKPVAPKPRALPELA